One part of the Mariniblastus fucicola genome encodes these proteins:
- a CDS encoding YkgJ family cysteine cluster protein translates to MGYPAFVLPQDPMTEEEIDADPVLSKLPKGSRRRKDLIAGNPGESWWHELPKELKVPLVEHMKNYVRPKYDGTLESFDGPCIWLDQETRLCKHHLHRPNVCRDFETGCGECLQWREVYSGQIKE, encoded by the coding sequence ATGGGCTATCCAGCCTTTGTGTTGCCTCAAGATCCAATGACCGAAGAAGAAATCGATGCCGATCCTGTGCTCTCAAAGTTACCGAAGGGCTCCCGCCGTCGCAAAGATCTGATTGCCGGCAATCCGGGCGAATCCTGGTGGCACGAGTTGCCCAAAGAGTTAAAGGTTCCGCTGGTCGAGCACATGAAAAACTACGTTCGACCAAAGTATGACGGGACGCTTGAGTCGTTTGACGGTCCCTGTATCTGGCTGGACCAGGAAACGCGACTGTGTAAGCACCATTTGCATCGACCGAACGTTTGCCGCGACTTTGAAACTGGCTGCGGCGAATGTTTGCAATGGCGGGAGGTCTATTCAGGCCAAATCAAAGAGTAG
- a CDS encoding Gfo/Idh/MocA family protein → MNPIEKNRRSFLQKTAALSTAAVAGGMFGSPELFGSQPTLPDDEKLGVAMVGLGSLSTNQIAPALQKTKRCKLAAIVSGTAAKREKWSKQYDLAPEHIYTYETFDKIAEDETVDIIYVVLPNGMHCEYTVRAAKAGKHVFCEKPMAISSVECRQMIDACEKAERLLGIGYRCQFEPHHRRCIELAESKTFGDIKGITGGFGFKIGDPTQWRLNKKLAGGGPLMDVGIYALQACRYLTGLEPELITATQTKTDPVKFAEVEETLSWTMKMGDVNCSLMTTYAFNGINNFHAYCDNGNFGLDPAFNYSGIKGKSSKGPIEFEQVDHFAAELDHFAECISNGTELRVPGETGLQDLLIMEAIFKAADSGLAIKPESI, encoded by the coding sequence ATGAATCCCATCGAAAAAAACCGCCGTTCGTTTCTTCAAAAAACCGCCGCGCTTTCGACGGCTGCCGTTGCTGGCGGGATGTTTGGATCACCCGAGCTCTTTGGCAGCCAACCCACACTGCCGGACGATGAAAAGTTGGGCGTGGCGATGGTTGGATTGGGCTCGCTGTCGACCAACCAGATTGCCCCGGCGCTGCAGAAAACGAAACGCTGTAAGTTGGCAGCCATCGTCTCCGGCACGGCAGCGAAACGTGAGAAGTGGTCGAAGCAGTACGACCTGGCTCCTGAACACATCTACACTTACGAAACGTTTGACAAAATCGCGGAAGACGAAACCGTCGACATCATCTACGTCGTTCTTCCCAACGGCATGCATTGCGAGTACACGGTTCGCGCGGCCAAAGCTGGCAAGCACGTGTTCTGCGAAAAGCCGATGGCGATCTCTTCGGTTGAATGCCGGCAGATGATCGACGCCTGCGAAAAAGCCGAACGGCTATTGGGAATCGGGTACCGCTGTCAGTTCGAGCCGCATCATCGTAGGTGCATTGAGCTGGCTGAATCCAAAACGTTTGGCGACATCAAAGGGATCACCGGAGGTTTTGGTTTCAAGATTGGCGATCCGACGCAGTGGCGACTGAACAAGAAACTTGCGGGCGGAGGGCCGTTGATGGACGTCGGCATCTACGCACTTCAGGCTTGCCGCTATCTGACAGGACTTGAACCGGAATTGATTACCGCCACGCAAACGAAAACCGATCCGGTCAAATTTGCCGAGGTCGAAGAAACGCTTTCGTGGACCATGAAAATGGGAGACGTAAACTGCAGTCTGATGACAACTTATGCCTTCAACGGCATCAACAACTTTCACGCGTACTGTGACAACGGAAACTTTGGGCTCGACCCGGCTTTCAACTATAGCGGGATCAAAGGCAAGTCTTCCAAAGGCCCGATCGAGTTCGAGCAAGTGGATCATTTCGCCGCCGAACTAGATCATTTTGCTGAGTGCATTTCCAATGGCACCGAACTGCGAGTTCCTGGAGAAACCGGGTTGCAGGATCTCTTGATTATGGAAGCAATTTTCAAAGCTGCCGATTCAGGTTTGGCAATCAAGCCCGAATCGATCTAG
- a CDS encoding glycogen/starch/alpha-glucan phosphorylase, with translation MNVALSPLDREVLRHLNYTLGCLNENIDSNYLYRALAIAVRDRLVEHWSQTKSKMDESDNRRVYYLSLEFLIGRSLCNAIHNLDLNENAQKAAHQYGIGLEELAESEHDAGLGNGGLGRLAACFLDSCANLELPVVGYGIRYEYGMFHQHIENGRQVEDPDHWLRDGNPWEMERPEDERRIRFYGQTSQVIRDDGQTGVEWINTQDVLAIPYDMPIPGYKNGTVNTLRLWKATATSEFDLDEFNAGSYSEAVAAKNSAEQITMVLYPNDSSENGKELRLKQQYFLVSSSLQDVLATWTWKHGKDFSKFGEKNCFQLNDTHPACAVPELMRLLMDEHGQSWDQAWEITTQCMAYTNHTLLPEALERWSVRLYGNLLPRLLEIIYEINRRFLQMVAEKFPGDKDLLHRVSLIEEGHDPHIRMAYLSIVGSYSVNGVAQLHTDLLKAGLFSDFHNIWPERFNNKTNGVTQRRWLAHCNPGLRELLNETIGDGWQKDLSKIKQVEEHCDDAEFRVRWTNVKQDNKKALTNYVRQNTGVEFDPSFLFDVQVKRIHEYKRQLLNTLHCIHLYDRIKRGDTSGMVPRCVLIGGKAAPGYHLAKLIVKLINNVASVVNSDPETRDLLRMVFFPNYRVSAMEVICPGTDLSEQISTAGKEASGTGNMKFMMNGALTVGTLDGANIEIREKAGAENFFLFGLNAPEVVETRKNYRPNEIIAADEEIRRVMEMLEGGMFNQNEPGLFDILTTGLRNPQDQWVTMADFRSYIDVQREVGTAYQNQDLWSRMSIINVANSGWFSSDRTIQQYADEIWKVKKLS, from the coding sequence GTGAATGTCGCCCTGTCCCCACTGGACCGAGAAGTCCTACGCCATCTGAATTATACGCTTGGTTGTCTCAACGAGAATATCGACTCGAACTATCTCTATCGGGCATTGGCGATCGCCGTTCGGGACCGACTGGTCGAGCACTGGTCTCAGACCAAATCGAAGATGGACGAGTCCGATAATCGTCGCGTCTATTATCTGTCGTTGGAATTCTTGATCGGTCGGTCGCTGTGTAATGCGATCCACAACCTGGACTTGAACGAGAACGCTCAAAAGGCGGCCCATCAGTATGGCATCGGGCTTGAAGAGCTTGCCGAAAGCGAGCACGACGCAGGCTTGGGGAACGGCGGACTCGGTCGCCTGGCAGCCTGCTTCCTTGATAGCTGTGCGAATCTGGAACTACCCGTTGTCGGCTACGGTATCCGATACGAATACGGCATGTTCCATCAGCACATTGAAAACGGTCGTCAGGTTGAAGACCCCGATCATTGGTTGCGCGACGGAAATCCGTGGGAAATGGAACGCCCCGAAGACGAACGACGCATTCGTTTCTACGGTCAAACGTCACAAGTGATTCGTGACGATGGCCAAACAGGCGTCGAGTGGATCAACACGCAAGACGTTTTGGCAATTCCCTACGACATGCCGATCCCGGGTTACAAAAATGGCACGGTTAATACGCTAAGGCTTTGGAAAGCGACCGCGACGTCGGAATTCGATCTGGACGAGTTCAATGCGGGCAGCTATTCGGAAGCCGTGGCGGCCAAGAACAGCGCCGAGCAAATCACGATGGTGCTGTATCCGAACGACTCGAGCGAGAACGGAAAAGAGTTGCGGTTGAAGCAGCAATACTTTCTGGTTTCGTCCAGCTTGCAGGATGTGTTGGCAACCTGGACCTGGAAGCACGGCAAGGACTTTTCCAAATTCGGGGAGAAGAATTGTTTTCAACTAAACGATACGCATCCAGCTTGCGCCGTCCCGGAATTGATGCGACTGTTGATGGATGAACACGGCCAATCGTGGGATCAGGCCTGGGAAATCACGACGCAGTGTATGGCCTACACGAATCACACGTTGCTGCCAGAAGCACTGGAACGTTGGTCGGTCCGACTGTATGGCAATCTGTTGCCTCGATTGTTGGAAATCATTTACGAAATCAACCGTCGGTTTCTGCAGATGGTCGCTGAGAAATTTCCTGGCGACAAGGATCTGCTGCATCGCGTTTCGTTGATCGAAGAAGGCCACGATCCGCACATTCGCATGGCTTACCTTTCGATCGTGGGTAGCTATTCAGTCAATGGCGTGGCGCAGTTGCACACCGACCTGCTCAAAGCCGGATTGTTCTCTGATTTTCACAACATTTGGCCCGAGCGGTTCAACAACAAAACCAACGGAGTCACGCAACGACGCTGGCTGGCTCACTGCAATCCCGGATTGCGGGAGTTGTTGAACGAAACGATTGGCGACGGGTGGCAGAAGGATCTTTCGAAGATCAAACAAGTTGAAGAACACTGTGATGATGCCGAGTTCCGGGTTCGCTGGACGAACGTTAAACAGGACAACAAAAAAGCACTGACAAACTATGTTCGCCAGAACACAGGCGTGGAGTTTGATCCTTCGTTTCTGTTCGATGTTCAGGTGAAACGTATCCACGAATACAAACGACAGTTGCTCAATACGCTGCACTGCATTCACCTTTACGATCGCATCAAACGCGGCGACACGAGCGGGATGGTTCCACGCTGCGTGCTGATCGGCGGAAAAGCGGCTCCCGGCTATCACCTCGCCAAACTGATCGTCAAGTTGATCAACAACGTGGCGTCGGTTGTGAATTCGGATCCTGAAACGCGGGATCTGCTGCGAATGGTGTTCTTCCCGAACTATCGCGTTTCAGCGATGGAAGTCATCTGTCCGGGTACCGACCTGTCGGAGCAAATCTCAACCGCGGGTAAAGAAGCATCCGGGACTGGCAACATGAAGTTCATGATGAACGGAGCGTTGACTGTTGGAACTCTCGACGGAGCGAACATCGAGATCCGGGAAAAAGCAGGTGCAGAAAACTTCTTCCTGTTCGGACTCAACGCTCCCGAAGTGGTCGAAACCAGAAAGAACTATCGTCCCAACGAAATCATCGCCGCTGACGAAGAAATTCGACGCGTGATGGAGATGCTCGAAGGCGGAATGTTCAATCAGAATGAACCGGGCTTGTTCGACATTCTAACGACTGGACTTCGCAATCCTCAGGATCAGTGGGTAACAATGGCTGACTTCCGCAGCTATATCGACGTACAACGCGAAGTCGGCACGGCCTATCAGAATCAGGATCTGTGGAGTCGCATGAGCATTATTAACGTCGCCAACAGCGGTTGGTTCTCCAGTGATCGCACGATTCAGCAATACGCGGATGAGATCTGGAAAGTCAAGAAGCTTTCTTAA
- a CDS encoding two-component regulator propeller domain-containing protein codes for MFHLTSFVVACFLSAVCCVGQDPPVTSAESDSAIDYETRIRPLLNKYCADCHEPGAMQGLDFLSALTLTEVKTHRGMFADVAQQMNDRLMPPKNFDQPTDKERTLVTNWIKNSLDLKPADTQRIAQYVVAVYQDRKGHLWFGTMNKGVARYDGTNVEYFSKKDGLPSNAVPSFAEDKDGNFFVGTQAGVCQFDGKSFVSLGPAEGLPGPGTPSPESSASVSADRSGTIWVSVGQSIYRHDGKRFSKFAIPVALQNIESYSILKGDVSFQLEDSQGNLWFAIDGDGAYKFDGKSFAHFTKKDGLCSNNVTGIIEDKKGNFWFTCMQSYQPKMTGDGGLCRFDGNTFTTFAEVTGLSTNDLYSIMEARNGDIWIGATGVGAYRYDGKTFTLFDQADKPSRTRNFGVQDIFEAKNGTLWFGFSGGLFRFNGRSFFNVTADGPWRRLSSEMAEVIAGKMQSPTWIHAKAGAAFSALADGDYERAKEMLLSVQGDDPNEPAIREMTLNEIGYELIGKKQIDLALDVLKINTLLYPTSFNTFDSLGEAYRYNHDESSAIRNYQKSLELNPENEGAKKALLEISAARRYRSSLVAPDDWLEEVIICPPSFAPTMSITGLEHLRLPSDFRDPDSDWFISYLFAIELTKATELSEQSIGEQLLLYFRGLADGRSGTNGTRIDTSKFSIEPEKLNQTTGDREFSYVLAWREPFVNATPLKQKLRVKVITGKNEHGVLFICGSPKSYESEVWTKLLEIRSKFEAAPMDTDAK; via the coding sequence ATGTTCCATCTGACCTCTTTCGTTGTCGCGTGTTTCCTGTCAGCGGTCTGCTGTGTCGGGCAAGATCCGCCAGTCACCTCGGCTGAATCCGACTCCGCAATCGATTACGAAACCAGGATTCGCCCTCTGTTGAACAAGTACTGCGCGGATTGCCACGAACCTGGAGCGATGCAAGGGCTGGACTTTCTCAGTGCTCTGACATTGACGGAAGTTAAAACACATCGTGGGATGTTTGCCGATGTCGCGCAGCAAATGAATGATCGCTTGATGCCGCCGAAGAACTTTGATCAACCTACTGACAAAGAGCGAACGTTGGTCACCAACTGGATTAAAAATTCGCTCGACTTGAAGCCCGCCGACACTCAGCGGATCGCTCAGTACGTCGTCGCTGTTTACCAGGACCGAAAAGGGCATCTGTGGTTTGGGACGATGAACAAGGGAGTTGCTCGCTACGATGGAACCAACGTCGAGTACTTTTCCAAGAAAGATGGTCTTCCGTCCAACGCAGTGCCAAGCTTTGCCGAAGACAAAGATGGCAATTTCTTCGTCGGCACTCAGGCCGGAGTTTGTCAGTTTGACGGAAAGTCGTTTGTCAGTCTTGGGCCCGCCGAAGGCCTACCTGGTCCCGGAACACCATCGCCCGAATCCTCGGCCAGCGTGAGTGCGGATCGAAGCGGAACCATCTGGGTGAGTGTTGGGCAAAGCATCTACCGACACGATGGAAAGCGATTCAGCAAATTCGCCATACCGGTCGCACTGCAAAACATTGAGTCCTATTCGATCCTGAAAGGAGACGTTTCCTTTCAATTGGAAGACAGTCAGGGGAACTTGTGGTTTGCGATTGATGGCGATGGTGCGTACAAATTCGACGGAAAATCTTTCGCTCACTTCACAAAGAAAGATGGGCTCTGCAGCAACAACGTCACAGGAATTATCGAAGACAAAAAAGGCAACTTTTGGTTTACCTGTATGCAATCTTACCAGCCAAAAATGACCGGGGACGGAGGGCTGTGCCGCTTCGATGGAAACACGTTCACGACGTTTGCTGAAGTCACAGGGCTTTCCACAAACGATCTCTACTCGATCATGGAAGCGAGAAATGGCGACATTTGGATCGGAGCTACTGGAGTGGGGGCATATCGCTACGACGGGAAAACGTTCACCCTGTTCGATCAGGCCGACAAGCCCAGCAGGACACGGAACTTCGGCGTTCAGGATATTTTCGAAGCCAAGAATGGAACGCTCTGGTTTGGTTTTTCCGGAGGGCTCTTTCGTTTCAACGGAAGGTCGTTCTTCAACGTGACAGCAGACGGTCCGTGGAGAAGGCTGTCGTCCGAGATGGCTGAGGTCATTGCCGGGAAAATGCAAAGCCCAACATGGATCCATGCCAAAGCCGGTGCCGCGTTTTCCGCGTTGGCAGATGGCGATTACGAACGCGCTAAGGAGATGTTGCTTTCGGTCCAGGGTGATGACCCGAACGAACCGGCCATTCGGGAAATGACGCTCAATGAAATTGGCTATGAGCTGATCGGAAAGAAGCAGATTGACCTAGCGCTGGATGTTCTCAAAATCAATACGCTTCTCTATCCAACGAGCTTCAATACGTTCGATAGTTTGGGCGAAGCATATCGGTACAATCACGACGAATCGTCGGCCATCAGGAATTACCAGAAGTCACTGGAATTGAATCCTGAAAATGAAGGTGCGAAAAAAGCTCTCCTGGAAATATCAGCTGCAAGACGATATCGAAGTTCGCTTGTCGCTCCGGATGATTGGTTGGAGGAAGTCATCATCTGTCCGCCGAGCTTTGCTCCCACCATGTCGATCACCGGGTTGGAGCATCTGCGTCTACCGTCCGATTTCCGGGATCCGGATTCTGATTGGTTTATCTCGTATTTGTTTGCGATTGAACTGACGAAAGCGACTGAGCTAAGCGAGCAGTCGATCGGCGAGCAACTGTTACTCTATTTCCGTGGATTGGCCGACGGTCGCTCTGGCACAAATGGAACTCGGATCGATACGAGCAAGTTTTCAATCGAGCCAGAAAAGCTGAATCAGACGACTGGCGACAGGGAGTTCTCCTATGTGTTGGCGTGGCGCGAACCGTTCGTGAACGCGACTCCGTTGAAGCAGAAACTTCGAGTCAAAGTGATCACCGGAAAGAACGAGCATGGCGTGCTGTTTATCTGCGGATCGCCGAAATCGTATGAATCAGAGGTCTGGACCAAACTCCTTGAAATTCGATCAAAGTTTGAGGCCGCTCCAATGGACACCGATGCGAAATGA
- a CDS encoding protein kinase domain-containing protein, with protein MPDQPLAQCPDSDELGAFAIGNVPESRLSQLAQHVEQCVACGVAIDAASSQDDSGLVAELQSMNLQSSHTSKSCNSKGRQAFEIPSQLLEAAREAADSASTPASFDSGRRLANKLQDGPVRLGRFELHSELGVGSFGFVFKARDTELDRWVALKVQRAGTFATDEDAERFLREAQSIAQLNHQGIVSVYDTVRSEEEICYLVTEYIDGQSLEAVLQNGALPFTESANLVAAIGDALQYAHDNGIIHRDIKPSNILIDRSGNAHVMDFGLAKRILDAGNTMTSVGRVMGTPAYMSPEQASGDSRRVDARSDVYSLGVVLYEMLTGELPFQGNRRMLLLQVMNDEPRSPRQLDPKIPADLATICLKSLAKPQNARYQSTAELTDDLRRFAHGKPIKARPLGFREKLWRWCRAYPLAASLLAAIPIITVGGFAYLSSLSTHFVHSTALEGTRMEANMLEDINEYYSESVVGPLNQNQVPVTHRYTETENSIPLPFTFMIDAGKRISAGESGMQVKIYSDFPWRENRGAQNDFELRAIEALGLGCRTESQTEDGSDARLSTKEDVDGRSFHEFGEDDGQPVLRYARAQIMKQSCIDCHNNDPSSPKQDWVVGEVAGVLSIVRPLKRDIESTHRGLRSAFNLIGAVSALFIGLTLIVFWPAKNRSRYRYKAGADFDDR; from the coding sequence ATGCCAGACCAGCCATTGGCACAATGCCCTGATTCCGACGAACTCGGTGCGTTCGCGATTGGCAATGTCCCTGAGTCGCGTCTGTCTCAGTTGGCTCAGCATGTCGAACAGTGTGTCGCGTGTGGAGTTGCGATTGATGCTGCTTCAAGCCAGGACGACTCCGGGTTGGTCGCCGAACTCCAATCGATGAACTTGCAGTCAAGTCACACAAGCAAATCATGTAATTCGAAAGGCCGGCAAGCATTCGAAATCCCTTCGCAACTATTGGAAGCCGCCCGTGAAGCCGCAGACAGCGCGTCAACTCCAGCTTCTTTTGACTCCGGGCGACGGTTGGCAAACAAGCTACAGGATGGACCTGTACGATTGGGACGATTTGAATTGCACTCGGAACTGGGAGTTGGTTCCTTTGGCTTTGTGTTCAAGGCTCGCGACACGGAATTGGACCGCTGGGTAGCATTAAAAGTTCAACGGGCAGGCACATTTGCAACGGACGAAGATGCAGAGCGGTTTCTTCGCGAGGCCCAAAGCATTGCTCAGCTAAATCATCAGGGAATTGTGTCCGTTTACGATACCGTTCGGTCGGAAGAGGAAATCTGCTACCTCGTCACCGAATACATTGATGGGCAGTCGCTGGAAGCTGTGTTGCAAAACGGAGCTCTGCCTTTCACCGAATCGGCGAACCTGGTCGCTGCGATTGGCGACGCACTGCAATACGCTCACGACAACGGAATCATCCATCGCGACATAAAACCATCCAACATTCTGATTGACCGCAGCGGCAATGCACATGTCATGGATTTCGGTTTGGCCAAACGGATCCTGGACGCTGGCAACACAATGACATCCGTCGGCAGAGTGATGGGCACGCCTGCCTACATGTCGCCGGAACAGGCTTCCGGTGATTCGCGGCGCGTCGACGCACGCAGCGACGTGTACAGTTTGGGAGTCGTGCTGTACGAAATGCTGACAGGAGAACTTCCGTTTCAGGGAAATCGCCGCATGCTGCTGTTGCAGGTCATGAATGACGAACCCAGATCGCCTCGACAATTGGACCCGAAGATTCCTGCAGATCTGGCCACAATTTGCCTGAAATCACTGGCAAAACCGCAAAACGCTCGATATCAATCGACTGCTGAACTGACCGACGATCTGCGACGATTCGCACATGGAAAACCGATCAAAGCGAGGCCGCTAGGATTTCGGGAAAAGCTCTGGCGCTGGTGTCGCGCCTATCCCTTGGCAGCGAGTTTGTTGGCCGCAATTCCGATCATCACCGTGGGAGGATTCGCCTACCTGTCGTCGCTTTCCACACATTTCGTACACAGTACCGCATTGGAGGGCACACGGATGGAAGCCAACATGCTCGAAGACATCAACGAGTACTACAGCGAGAGCGTTGTCGGCCCATTGAATCAAAATCAGGTTCCCGTAACACATCGCTATACCGAAACGGAAAACTCCATCCCGCTTCCGTTCACGTTTATGATCGATGCCGGGAAACGCATCTCCGCGGGCGAATCAGGGATGCAAGTCAAAATCTACAGTGACTTTCCATGGCGTGAGAACAGGGGTGCGCAAAACGATTTCGAATTGCGAGCGATCGAAGCACTGGGGCTTGGCTGCCGCACCGAGAGTCAGACTGAAGATGGATCTGATGCCCGGCTTTCAACCAAAGAGGATGTCGACGGACGTTCCTTCCACGAGTTCGGCGAAGACGACGGCCAACCGGTGCTGAGGTATGCCCGGGCACAAATCATGAAACAGAGCTGCATCGACTGCCACAACAACGATCCTTCAAGCCCAAAACAAGACTGGGTCGTTGGAGAGGTTGCAGGCGTGCTTTCGATTGTTCGACCGCTCAAGCGAGACATCGAATCGACACATCGCGGTCTACGGAGCGCCTTCAATCTCATCGGGGCTGTTTCGGCGTTGTTCATCGGCCTGACGCTGATCGTTTTCTGGCCTGCGAAGAATCGCTCGCGATACCGATACAAAGCTGGAGCAGATTTTGATGACCGCTAA
- a CDS encoding RNA polymerase sigma factor has protein sequence MTAKPKTSSIAARETKSKSDFDNAKLTSHSLIARVKDDDPNAWRRMVDLYSPLVYFWCQESGLPQHDLNDVFQEVFHSVARHISKFHHIEKGTFRGWLRTLTRNKLNDHFRKRGRNPNPIGGTTALQFMEQMPAKSLTGHAHRSHQESEIHHTLLRKALDNIRGSFADQTWKAFWMVVVDGRETINVAKDLSMKPGTVRVAKSRVLKSLRLEIGDIVE, from the coding sequence ATGACCGCTAAGCCAAAAACCTCTTCGATTGCTGCTCGTGAAACCAAATCGAAATCGGATTTCGACAATGCGAAACTGACTTCACACAGCCTGATTGCACGAGTCAAAGACGACGACCCGAATGCCTGGCGGCGTATGGTGGATCTGTATTCGCCGCTGGTCTATTTCTGGTGCCAGGAATCAGGACTGCCTCAACACGATTTGAACGATGTGTTTCAGGAGGTCTTTCATTCCGTGGCTCGCCACATCAGCAAGTTTCACCACATTGAAAAAGGCACGTTTCGCGGTTGGCTCAGGACGCTGACGCGAAACAAACTGAACGATCACTTTCGTAAACGTGGACGCAATCCAAACCCGATCGGCGGCACAACGGCACTTCAGTTCATGGAGCAAATGCCAGCGAAATCGTTGACCGGACATGCTCACCGATCGCATCAGGAATCCGAGATTCACCACACTTTGTTGCGGAAAGCGTTAGACAACATTCGAGGTAGTTTTGCAGATCAAACCTGGAAAGCATTTTGGATGGTCGTCGTTGACGGTCGCGAAACCATCAATGTGGCCAAAGATCTGTCCATGAAACCCGGAACGGTCAGAGTGGCAAAATCGCGAGTCCTGAAGAGCCTGCGTTTGGAAATCGGTGATATTGTCGAATGA
- a CDS encoding RtcB family protein, with product MNKKQLVNLGVPKDCVPEAIAAIQTLPRTREGAKKLIPKVVAAPEVYVADPDLGLFAKALIEFHENDVPLSSIAYSKWGEDFDEFSIQQIENACKLPVARGAALMPDAHSGYGLPIGGVLACENAVIPYGVGVDIACRMKLTITDLDVQTLEQNDPAKCRELDRSLEKGTLFGAGRKWKRPHDHEVLDEDWTITAITRQVRDKAVGQLGTSGSGNHFVEWGVVTLAEGDFGLEAGTYVGLLSHSGSRGPGAMTCKRYTDIARQGAPSRIKDDPQLRHLCWLDMDSEAGQEYWAAMNLMGRFASANHEVIHRYVTKLAGAKSLATIENHHNFAWLEKHDGQDVYVHRKGATPAGEGDLGVIPGNMADAAFIVRGKGNAKSLNSASHGAGRAMSRTAAKKKFSWGSWRDHLKHKNVRLLAGGLDEVPGAYKNIHDVMAAQQDLVDVVGQFMPKIVMMCGDGSRAED from the coding sequence ATGAACAAAAAGCAGCTAGTTAACCTTGGCGTCCCAAAGGATTGCGTCCCAGAAGCGATTGCAGCAATCCAGACTTTGCCGCGTACGCGTGAAGGCGCCAAAAAGTTGATTCCAAAGGTCGTTGCTGCGCCAGAAGTCTATGTCGCGGATCCGGATTTGGGACTGTTCGCCAAAGCCCTGATCGAATTCCACGAGAACGACGTTCCGTTGAGCTCGATCGCTTATAGCAAATGGGGCGAGGACTTCGACGAGTTTTCAATCCAGCAAATTGAGAACGCGTGCAAGTTGCCGGTGGCTCGTGGTGCTGCTCTGATGCCAGATGCGCACTCAGGTTACGGTCTGCCAATCGGTGGTGTGCTGGCTTGTGAGAACGCTGTGATTCCTTACGGAGTCGGAGTTGATATCGCGTGCCGAATGAAGCTGACGATCACAGACCTCGATGTGCAGACGCTTGAGCAAAATGATCCGGCGAAATGTCGCGAACTGGATCGGTCGCTCGAGAAAGGCACCTTGTTTGGAGCCGGTCGAAAGTGGAAGCGTCCGCACGATCACGAGGTTCTCGACGAGGATTGGACAATCACGGCGATTACCCGGCAAGTCCGCGACAAAGCGGTCGGGCAGCTCGGAACCAGCGGAAGCGGAAACCATTTCGTTGAGTGGGGCGTCGTGACGTTGGCCGAAGGTGACTTTGGTTTGGAAGCCGGAACCTACGTCGGTCTGCTTTCGCACAGCGGTAGCCGTGGTCCGGGTGCCATGACCTGCAAGCGTTACACGGACATCGCGCGACAAGGTGCTCCTTCGCGAATCAAGGACGATCCGCAGTTGCGGCACCTTTGTTGGCTGGACATGGATTCAGAAGCCGGTCAGGAATACTGGGCGGCGATGAATTTGATGGGCCGGTTCGCGTCAGCAAACCATGAGGTGATCCATCGCTATGTGACGAAGCTTGCAGGAGCCAAGTCACTGGCGACGATTGAAAACCATCATAATTTCGCGTGGCTTGAGAAGCACGACGGACAGGATGTCTACGTGCATCGAAAGGGTGCAACGCCAGCCGGTGAAGGTGACCTCGGAGTGATCCCGGGCAACATGGCTGACGCGGCGTTTATCGTTCGTGGAAAGGGGAACGCCAAGAGTCTGAATTCGGCTTCACATGGTGCGGGTCGCGCAATGTCGCGGACGGCAGCGAAGAAGAAGTTCAGTTGGGGTTCATGGCGCGATCACTTGAAGCACAAGAACGTGCGGTTGTTGGCAGGCGGTTTGGATGAAGTTCCGGGCGCCTACAAGAACATCCACGACGTGATGGCGGCTCAGCAGGATTTGGTCGACGTTGTCGGTCAGTTCATGCCGAAGATCGTGATGATGTGCGGCGACGGAAGTCGAGCCGAAGATTGA